The stretch of DNA ATTTGGTTTAGTATCTGTATTTCAAAGAATCTTCAGAAGAAACCACTGCAGTCCGCCGACAAATCCTAACAGGTTGCCTCTGATACATTCAGAGTTGAAGGAGCTGCCGGTGTTATTctggctccttttgcatgaaatCAGACGGAAAGAGTTCCTCCACAGGTCTGGTGATGGATGGCTTACCTGAGAGCCTGCGCTGTTATCTTGGTGCCACTGAGGTTCAACGAGAGCAGCGTGTCAGCTTCAGCAACCTGAGTGAGGAACGTCAGCGCCACCTCCAGGTCGGCCTCGGTAAATGGCTGATTGGTGATGTCGAGCTGCTGCAGCGTCGGACCCCACTTCTCCATCAGCAGCTGAAGGTTCTTCTTCACTGACGTGAATCCGAtgtttttagtaaaatattGACCCCAGAACAAACACTCAAGctctggaagatattttaaaaagcaaaactgataAGCAAATGTCTCATATCAGCTACAGTAGAACAGTCTGCTGACTGTCCTGCAcaaactttaatcattttttacaATGAAACTCTTCAGCTGCTCATTTTAGCAAACAGAGCGTTGGCTAATGTCTTATATGTATTATTATGTATGAATATGTTCACCTGACTGACCTGAGGAACAGGTATCCAAACTCTTTAAGGTGTTTTTAGATTGCAGcaagtaaaattaatttgttaattattgtaagacattttattgcctatAATGTGCTTTGCTCTATTTTAAATGCCTTTTCTGGTTCtgttataatgtaaaataatctatttaaatgtaagaaataattaatacatgataataataacagtaatgTAATATATAATACAATACACTGGAATATAATTAATATGATATAACAATGTTTTACTTCAAAGTCAGAAAGTCTCACTGCAATAATATAAacgtaaaacatttaaattataaaaataatttggaggATTTTTTGAGATcagtgctgtagtccacttcctgctgtcGGAGCGGTCTCCGCTCCAACAACaaattcaaaccgaaccagagtttACTTCAACCTGACCCAGACCCAGGTTTGGAGggccagaggtcagaggtcgattagcattcacacctcaccaactaaactggactttgactaggcaaaCGGACCGGAGTTGGGTTGAAGCGAACTGAACAGGGCTAGTAATGAACCAAGTACTATTTGTAAAGTTATCTCCAGAGCTAAGCTAGTGACTCCTAACGTTGCTTCAATAATTTGCTCAGTAAACATGTATGAAGAAAAGGCAGAAATGTGGCGTCTTTTACGCACTTGAACACGGTAACTGGGCCAGACCAAAAGTCGTGATCCGTGTGGAGCCTCGTAGGTCCAGCACTCGCAGTCTGGTGGAGCCGAACAGAACGTCCCGCAGAACCTGGTCAGTTATGTAGGAATACTCTGTATTGGCGATACAAAACTCATCCAGCAGCGGGAATCCGGCTTCTGACTCGTCTCTTTTACGCATCGCCTTGTGCTGAATTTGGATGTTAAACATCCGGAAAATCTGAAAGGAAGTGAGAAAACAAGATTACCAGAtttaaaaatggggaaaaaaagtcctTTGCCgtacaaaacaaatcaatataaGTAGAAAActcttttacatttgtttgcatgctttacatttttccttctgtggaataaaagttaaatccatccatccatccatcatccaacatgCTTATCCCCAGTGGGATTGTGAGTGCTGCTGGTGCCTATCCCCAGAGGTCAACAGGTGAGAGGCGgagtcacctggacaggtcaccagtccatcgcagaCTAAGCTCAATATATCTGGAAGGTTTTTGATTTACTGGGTCTCCCTTCCAACCGTAACATAGAAATCAGACTCTGGAGGTCTGAGTAAGACCAGACCTCCAGGCACTAAACGTGATGCTGGTTCATCATCAGAGAGCTGCAAGAActaccagacacacacacctccaaattgtgcATTATTAGATAGTTAACAGCAGCAAGTTTTTCAcggtacatttttttaaaaacttgattttaaagagaaatcctgGCATATAATTCAGTGATGAGGAGGAAATTTTTAATAGGTGCCgttaaaataagcttttagGCTTGTTGACTTTGGACTTTATGTCCGTCTGATTGCACTCACTTAGAGATAAACGCAGAGTGCTGTTTGAATCTATCCAACAGGAAGGCAGAAAAACTCTCCTTCATAGTTTCACATCAGGTCTCTGATGGTTTCCACAGCAGGACTGGAACTGATGATGACGGTGCAGAAACCTCCTCTGTGAAATACATGGGAACTGTGCAGATCCAGCTTGTCTGAGGCGTTCAGGGTGGCCTGCCTTCCATTTGGAGGTGTCCCAATAATGCAACCAATCACAACCAATCACAGTCAATCACAACCAACCACAGCCAATCACAGCTGATCCTGGTTGGTCTGGAGACCATGCGATGTGTGAAGAGCCATTGGAAAGTTGTGActaacatttgctttaaatcagCACAGAGGAGTTCTTCATCAGACAGAAAACTTCAGCTTGAATCATTTAGTAAAACTAGATTTTAATGACCTTCAGTTTGGGACAGGCCTTCTGTAGCGACTGAAAGCAAACAGACAGTTCTGTGTCTTTACTGTCCAGCTTCTTATTAACTTCCAGCAGCTCCAGATCAGGACAAAATCCTTTCTGCAAAGACAAGCGCATCGATCTGTAAGAAGAGTTCAGAGCAGTAGGCAGGCATAAAAACATGAACCTCACAGCAATTGCTGCCAGGACTTTGTCATTCCTGTGGCTGCGGGTGAAGAGCATCTGCCTAATCTGCTTCCCATGTTCCTCCAGGAAGTCCACCAGTCCCTCCACCTGAAACTGCAGCAAAGGAAAAACACTTTGAGAACCTGTTCAGATCAACCAGCTCATGATTAAATCACAGTAAATCAGTTATTATAAAGCTTTTATTAGATGCTTGTTCTGAACGACTACATTGGATCTAAGACTATTTACTCACACTTCTCTCTTTCGAAAGATTAGAGTTAATACATAAAAGAATAGATTATTTTCTCCTGAAGTAGTTCAACCATCACACTAACCATCCCACCAACCATCCCACAAACTGGCCCACCAACCATGCCACCAACAATCTCACCAACCGGCCCACCAACCATCCCACCAACAATCCCACCAACCGTCCCACAAACTGGCCCACCAACCATGCCACCAACAATCCCACCAACAATCCCACCAACCGGCCCACCAACCATTCCACCAACCGACCCACCAACAATCCCACCAACCGTCCCACAAACTGGCCCACCAACCATGCCACCAACAATCCCACCAACCATCCCACCAACAATCCCACCAACCATGCCACCAACAATCCCACCAACCATCCTACCAACAATCCCACCAACCATGCCACCAACAATCCCACCAACCATGCCACCAACAATCCCACCAACCATCCTACCAACAATCCCACCAACAGTCCCACAAACTGGCCCACCAACCATGCCACCAACAATCCCACCAACCATGCCACCAACAATCCCACCAACCATGCCACCGACAATCCCACCAACCATCCTACCAACAATCccaccaacagtcccaccaaccatgccaccaacagtcccaccaaccaTCCCACCAACAATCCCACCAACCATCCCACAAACTGGCCCACCAACCATGCCACCGATGGGCCCAGCAACCGGCCCACCAACAACCCCACCAACCGTCCCACCAACAATCCCACCAACCGTCCCACAAACTGGCCCACCAACCATGCCACCAACAATCCCACCAACCAGCCCACCAACCATCCCACCAACCGACCCACCAACAATCCCACCAACCGTCCCACAAACTGGCCCACCAACCATGCCACCAACAATCCCACCAACCGTCCCACAAACTGGCCCACCAACCATGCCACCAATGGGCCCACCAACCGGCCCACCAACAATCCCACCAACAATCCCACCAACAATCCCACCAACCAACCCACCAACCATCCCACCAACAATCCCACCAACAATCCCACCAACCAACCCACCAACAATCCCACCAACCGGCCCACCAACCATCCCACCAACTATCCCACCAACCATCCCACCAACCAACCCACCAACAATCCCACTAACTGTCCCACAAACTGGCCCACCAACCATGCCACCAACAATCCCACCAATGGGCCcgccaacagtcccaccaaccaTCCCACCAACCGTCCCACAAACTGGCCCACCAACCATGCCACCAATGGGCCCACCAACCGGCCCACCAACAATCCCACCAACAATCCCACCAACAATCCCACCAACCAACCCACCAACCATCCCACCAACAATCCCACCAACAATCCCACCAACCAACCCACCAACAATCCCACCAACCGGCCCACCAACCATCCCACCAACTATCCCACCAACCATCCCACCAACCAACCCACCAACAATCCCACTAACTGTCCCACAAACTGGCCCACCAACCATGCCACCAACAATCCCACCAATGGGCCcgccaacagtcccaccaaccaTCCCACCAACCGTCCCACAAACTGGCCCACCAACCATGCCACCAATGGGCCCACCAACCGGCCCACCAACAATCCCACCAACAATCCCACCAACAATCCCACCAACCAACCCACCAACCATCCCACCAACAATCCCACCAACAATCCCACCAACCAACCCACCAACAATCCCACCAACCGGCCCACCAACCATCCCACCAACTATCCCACCAACCATCCCACCAACCAACCCACCAACAATCCCACTAACTGTCCCACAAACTGGCCCACCAACCATGCCACCAACAATCCCACCAACCTCTGAATGCTGCAGGTTGAGGCGCTGCAGGGTGCGGCTGTGCAGGCCCAAGCTGCGCAGGCCGCTGCCTGTCATACCTCTGCAGTAAGACAGGTGGACTGAACGCAGGTGAGGACAAAACTCTGAGACAGTCTGAAGGAGATAGAAATAAGAGAAACATAATTATCAATAGTTTAGAAAATGTGTAGTTAGTATTTTGTAATCTTTGATAACCAAGTGGAGAATAACTGATGTGGCTTTTCAGATGATGTGGGAAGCAGCagatttaaactgtttttgtttcagcattACCTCTAAAGCAAAGTCAACGCTGGTTGCCCAGTGACAGAGAGTGAAGTCACGCAGCTGGGAGAATCTAAAGAAGAACAACGACTCATATTTAAGGGTATCAGGCGGTTTGCTATTTAGTTTGGATATAAATCAGTAATTAAACCGTCTGAAGCCCTGACCTGTTTTGGGCCAGCCAGGTAAATGTCTCCTTTATCCTGTTTGAGGTCTTCTCGGTCTGACCTCTCGCTGGTTGGATCCAGCATTGACTTACCGCCACCTTCCTCCACAGAGTCAAAGTGGCAGCGGCGGCGTTCCACAGGCGACAGACTCTGCTGACCCTGCACCGCAAAAACAACAGCGAGTCGGACCCCAAACTCTGAATCCACTCAACCACAGACTGAAGGCAGCTCCTCAtgtgaaatgctgttaataccTGCATAGGAAAGGCACCGCGCCGTCCTGAACAACCAACATCTGGAAGATGTTGACCAGCACCTCCTCAGGTAAAAGCTGTCCCCACCTGTCCTCCTCAGGAAATCTGTTGTCTTCTTCCTCCTTCACTGCTTTCCTTTCCAGTCTAGATTTAGGacagactgtttttttcttctttttctgattCTTAAGCAACTTTGCTTTAAGAACTTTTTTCCTCCTGCTAGTCCAAAGCAAGCCTTCAGACTGAGACGAAGTATTGGATATGTAGAGAAGCATGTCTTCGCCCTGCTGGATGGTGAATGCGGGTTGGGACACTCTGGCCTTTTTGGCTTTCCTTGCTTTTTTGCCTGCCTTCCTTTTCGGCGCTGGTTTCCTCGCCG from Xiphophorus maculatus strain JP 163 A chromosome 13, X_maculatus-5.0-male, whole genome shotgun sequence encodes:
- the fbxl6 gene encoding F-box/LRR-repeat protein 6 isoform X3 — encoded protein: MDASAQSGGAGGDATARKPAPKRKAGKKARKAKKARVSQPAFTIQQGEDMLLYISNTSSQSEGLLWTSRRKKVLKAKLLKNQKKKKKTVCPKSRLERKAVKEEEDNRFPEEDRWGQLLPEEVLVNIFQMLVVQDGAVPFLCRVSRVCRLWNAAAATLTLWRKVAVSQCWIQPARGQTEKTSNRIKETFTWLAQNRFSQLRDFTLCHWATSVDFALETVSEFCPHLRSVHLSYCRGMTGSGLRSLGLHSRTLQRLNLQHSEFQVEGLVDFLEEHGKQIRQMLFTRSHRNDKVLAAIAKGFCPDLELLEVNKKLDSKDTELSVCFQSLQKACPKLKIFRMFNIQIQHKAMRKRDESEAGFPLLDEFCIANTEYSYITDQVLRDVLFGSTRLRVLDLRGSTRITTFGLAQLPCSKLECLFWGQYFTKNIGFTSVKKNLQLLMEKWGPTLQQLDITNQPFTEADLEVALTFLTQVAEADTLLSLNLSGTKITAQALRPVIEQMTALGYLNLSSCRNLPRGVKKIYRSQEEIRELLANLH
- the fbxl6 gene encoding F-box/LRR-repeat protein 6 isoform X1, whose product is MSNQLIFCFCVLPADRCCSGTIKIRTAAAMDASAQSGGAGGDATARKPAPKRKAGKKARKAKKARVSQPAFTIQQGEDMLLYISNTSSQSEGLLWTSRRKKVLKAKLLKNQKKKKKTVCPKSRLERKAVKEEEDNRFPEEDRWGQLLPEEVLVNIFQMLVVQDGAVPFLCRVSRVCRLWNAAAATLTLWRKVAVSQCWIQPARGQTEKTSNRIKETFTWLAQNRFSQLRDFTLCHWATSVDFALETVSEFCPHLRSVHLSYCRGMTGSGLRSLGLHSRTLQRLNLQHSEFQVEGLVDFLEEHGKQIRQMLFTRSHRNDKVLAAIAKGFCPDLELLEVNKKLDSKDTELSVCFQSLQKACPKLKIFRMFNIQIQHKAMRKRDESEAGFPLLDEFCIANTEYSYITDQVLRDVLFGSTRLRVLDLRGSTRITTFGLAQLPCSKLECLFWGQYFTKNIGFTSVKKNLQLLMEKWGPTLQQLDITNQPFTEADLEVALTFLTQVAEADTLLSLNLSGTKITAQALRPVIEQMTALGYLNLSSCRNLPRGVKKIYRSQEEIRELLANLH
- the fbxl6 gene encoding F-box/LRR-repeat protein 6 isoform X2 codes for the protein MHPGSAAAFRASIREAAAMDASAQSGGAGGDATARKPAPKRKAGKKARKAKKARVSQPAFTIQQGEDMLLYISNTSSQSEGLLWTSRRKKVLKAKLLKNQKKKKKTVCPKSRLERKAVKEEEDNRFPEEDRWGQLLPEEVLVNIFQMLVVQDGAVPFLCRVSRVCRLWNAAAATLTLWRKVAVSQCWIQPARGQTEKTSNRIKETFTWLAQNRFSQLRDFTLCHWATSVDFALETVSEFCPHLRSVHLSYCRGMTGSGLRSLGLHSRTLQRLNLQHSEFQVEGLVDFLEEHGKQIRQMLFTRSHRNDKVLAAIAKGFCPDLELLEVNKKLDSKDTELSVCFQSLQKACPKLKIFRMFNIQIQHKAMRKRDESEAGFPLLDEFCIANTEYSYITDQVLRDVLFGSTRLRVLDLRGSTRITTFGLAQLPCSKLECLFWGQYFTKNIGFTSVKKNLQLLMEKWGPTLQQLDITNQPFTEADLEVALTFLTQVAEADTLLSLNLSGTKITAQALRPVIEQMTALGYLNLSSCRNLPRGVKKIYRSQEEIRELLANLH